A genomic window from Bdellovibrio sp. SKB1291214 includes:
- a CDS encoding rod shape-determining protein — protein sequence MSFFDKVQDYFSNDIAIDLGTANTLVYVKGRGIILDEPSVVAVQKNYRGMQNRVLAVGKEAKDMLGRTPGSIVAIRPIKDGVIADFEVTQSMLKYFIGKSLGEKKSFIRPRIIICVPYGITQVEKRAVKEAAQSAGAREVYLIEEPMAAAIGAGLPITEPSGNMVVDMGGGTTGVAVISLGGIVYCKSIKVAGDKFDEAIVNYVRRQFNLLIGERTAENIKIQIGNAYPFEEEKTMEIKGRDLVAGAPKTIEITSSQVNDALMDPLSEVVDAVRTALEKTPPELASDIVDNGIVLTGGGALLANLDVLLRERTGLPVSIAEDPLSCVVMGSGKVLDQLDLLRQLTVD from the coding sequence ATGAGTTTTTTTGACAAAGTACAAGACTATTTTTCCAATGATATCGCCATCGATTTGGGCACTGCCAACACTCTCGTTTATGTTAAGGGTCGCGGTATCATTCTTGATGAACCATCAGTTGTAGCAGTTCAGAAGAACTATCGCGGAATGCAAAACCGTGTTCTTGCTGTCGGTAAAGAAGCAAAGGACATGTTGGGTAGAACACCTGGTTCTATCGTAGCGATTCGCCCGATCAAAGACGGTGTTATCGCGGACTTTGAAGTCACTCAATCCATGCTTAAATATTTCATTGGTAAATCTTTGGGCGAGAAAAAATCTTTCATCCGTCCACGTATCATCATCTGCGTTCCTTACGGAATCACTCAGGTGGAAAAACGCGCGGTTAAAGAAGCAGCTCAATCAGCGGGTGCTCGTGAAGTTTATTTGATCGAAGAACCAATGGCAGCAGCAATCGGCGCAGGTCTTCCAATCACAGAACCATCAGGCAACATGGTTGTCGACATGGGTGGTGGTACGACGGGTGTCGCAGTTATCTCATTGGGTGGTATCGTTTACTGTAAATCAATCAAAGTTGCTGGCGACAAATTTGACGAAGCGATCGTGAACTATGTTCGCCGTCAGTTCAACTTGTTGATCGGTGAAAGAACTGCTGAGAACATCAAAATCCAAATCGGTAACGCCTATCCATTCGAAGAAGAAAAAACGATGGAGATTAAAGGTCGCGACCTAGTTGCCGGTGCTCCGAAAACGATTGAGATCACAAGCTCGCAAGTTAACGATGCTTTGATGGATCCATTGTCTGAAGTTGTTGATGCTGTTCGTACAGCGCTTGAAAAAACTCCACCAGAACTTGCTTCTGATATCGTAGACAACGGTATCGTTCTTACTGGTGGTGGTGCATTGCTTGCGAACCTAGACGTTTTACTAAGAGAGCGTACTGGGTTGCCAGTTTCTATCGCCGAAGATCCATTGAGCTGTGTAGTTATGGGCTCAGGTAAAGTTCTAGACCAATTGGATCTTCTCAGACAGCTGACAGTCGACTAA